A window of Pan paniscus chromosome 16, NHGRI_mPanPan1-v2.0_pri, whole genome shotgun sequence genomic DNA:
TCCAGGGCCCCTCTTCTATCCGGGGGAACCTCTTCTATCCAGGGCCCCTCTTCTGTCTGGGAGCCCCTCTTCTATCCGGGGCCTCATGCAGTGGGGCCTAGGGGAGGTTCTCTGAGGACTTGGCCTTGATGACAGGGTGGCTGGAGGAATCAGAACGGCCAGACCTTCTTTGACCTGCGGGCACCTTTAGTTGGAATGGTCAGGCCTGGGATGGTGGAGGGGGCTCTTGCAGGTGGGGACTGGGGTGGCGGGGAGGAGGCTGTATGGCCGCCATATCTCCTTTGGCTGGGGGCGTCAGGGCTGGAGAGGTGtgaagagtccctgaggcctcGATGCATCTCACTCCAGCTCACCAGGTCTGCATTTGCCCCTGTCCCCAGCTCCTGCTGCCACCTCCGGCCGTTTTAGGCACTTGGCTCCCTTGGCCCAGAGGAGCTTGCCTCACAGGCCTGTGCACCTCTGACCCCTGTGAACCAGTTTTCCTTTGTGCCTCCACAGCCACAGCCTGGCAGCTCTGACCAGGAAAGTGAGGAACAGCAACAATTCCGGAACATTTTCAAGCAGATAGCAGGAGATGTGAGTACCTCCAAGCCCAGGACGCCCACAGGTGCTTCCTTCTCTCCTGGATTAACTGCTCAGATTACCAATTATTTCGTTATTGTTTGGTAGAGGTCACTTTGGACTTCGGTGGAGCCAGGGGATGTGTGCGTAGCACACAAATCCACAAGCCCTTGAGTTTTGGACTGCCACGTCTGCTGGGGGGCTCAGAGGCCTTTTTGCTCTGAGCTGCCCACGGTGGTCCTGATAGCTGAGGTGCAGTATCTGGCCCCCTGTCTTCCTCAGAAAAGCCCCAGCTTCCCATGACATAATAGCACCGACAGGGATTTTACAAACACGGCCAGGTGGAATTTGTTTTGCAAAGTGTCTGCGCCAGGAGCTGCTGTACTCCTGAACCATgaccctcctctcccttcctcctcaggACATGGAGATCTGTGCAGATGAGCTCAAGAAGGTCCTTAACACAGTCGTGAACAAACGTGAGTTGCTCAAAccagatgggggtggggtgggtggggagtccCGTTGTCTCAAAGCAgctcctcactcttctccatcCCCCCAGACAAGGACCTGAAGACACACGGGTTCACACTGGAGTCCTGCCGTAGCATGATTGCGCTCATGGATGTATCCTTTCTGCCGCCCCTTCCCGACCCTCTGTCATCAGCCCACGGGGGCCAAGGCAACATACAGGGTGCCCAGTCAGGCAAAGGGCTCTAATTTGTGCCCAGGGAAACTTAAGGAGACCCTGATTCAGAACATCTTGGATACTCCTCTGAAAGGGGTTGTTAGAGGCGGAAGGGGAGGATGTTGGGTTGTAACTGCCCTAACCCCTGTGCTTCTCTCAGGCCTGGGATCCTGCCCAAGCAAAAGTGGTCCTTAGGAGAGCGGCTCCTGGGTTACAGAGTAGGCGCAATCTCTGACTGgtggtggagtggaggggagggttAAATACTACAACAGGGCAGTGGGTAGGACAGCCCGGAGTCTCCTAGACCCTCCCTCCAAATCCAGGGGGATTTTGCTGTGTGCTGTGTAGCCCTGACCTCCCTCCTCCAGACAGATGGCTCTGGAAAGCTCAACCTGCAGGAGTTCCACCACCTCTGGAACAAGATTAAGGCCTGGCAGGTGGGAAGAGAAAATGAAGTGTGGGAGTCAAGAATGGGGTTGATTTGGAGATTCAGTGTGGGACCTCCATCCTCAAATTTTCTATTGCCAGAAAATTTTCAAACACTATGACACAGACCAGTCCGGCACCATCAACAGCTACGAGATGCGAAATGCAGTCAACGACGCAGGTGCTGAGAAGGAAGGGGTGGCAGGGATGTGGACCCAAGACGGTGGGAGCAGGAATGGGAGGGGACTAGGCTACTAGGGCCCCActagagaaaggagagggaaagggcTTCTCACTTTCCCTTCCCAGGTCACAGAGGGGCCGAGAGGCAGGGAAAATAGAAGGCAGGCccaaggcctccagctccacgTCCACCTCTAACATGGTCCCCTCCACAGGATTCCACCTCAACAACCAGCTCTATGACATCATTACCATGCGGTACGCAGACAAACACATGAACATCGACTTCGACAGTTTCATCTGCTGCTTCGTTAGGCTGGAGGGCATGTTCAGTAAGTGGGAGAGGGGGGCTGCCCTCTGCTCTCTTGCAGGGGCAGTTGTGGCAACAGGCATCTCACCTGATAATCTCCAGTCTGCTCCATCCAGGCTGAACAAGGGCCAGTGACCTCTTTAGGCCCAGAATGGGATGGCAAAGGGAGGGTTACTGGTGATTCTCTGCCTGCAGATCTTTGTGCTGATGAGGGACAGCACTGGGCACATGGTCCTCTGAGGGGAAGTTACAGTAGTAGAGGTGGAGTGCGCCTGTAACTGGCCTCTGGCCTGTGCATTCTTTCACAGGAGCTTTTCATGCATTTGACAAGGATGGAGATGGTATCATCAAGCTCAACGTTCTGGAGGTAAAGCATAGGCACAGCACATTCCCCCTACACATTAAAACTCAAGGTGGAGGGGTCAACGGGGCGGACTGGACCCAGGGTGTGCTCCTCATTTCCACACAGTGGTGGAGGGAAGGGATAGGAAGAGAACATGGAGGGAGGCTCAGCAGGCTCCCAGGACACATGCACTTGAGGCCCAAAAGGACCTCTGCTCCCCCAGTCACTTGATGCGGGAAAACATGCACCTTCTTAGGGAAGATCTAGGAGAAAGGAAACAGTAAGCCACTGCTTCTTGGAAAATCTTCTGGGGGTCTGACCTGCTGGGACTGTTCCCTTTCCTCTTGCCCCGTAAGATTCCTAGGGCGGGGGGGTCACTCTTTTCTGATCTACATTCTGATCTTGGGACTTCTTTCAGTGGCTGCAGCTCACCATGTATGCCTGAACCAGGCTGGCCTCATCCAAAGCCATGCAGGATCACTCAGGATTTCAGTTTCACCTTCTATTTCCAAAGCCACTTACCTCAAAGGACCCAGCAGCTACACCCCTACAGGCTTCCAGGCACCTCATCAGTCATGTTCCTCCTCCATTTTACCCCCTACCCATCCTTGATCGGTCATGCCTAGCCTGACCCTTTAGTAAAGCAATGAGGTAGGAAGAACAAACCCTTGTCCCTTTGCCATGTGGAGGAAAGTGCCTGCCTCTGGTCCAAGCCGCCTCGGTTCTGAAGCGAGTGCTCCTGCTTACCTTGCTCTAGGCTGTCTGCAGAAGCACCTGCCGGTGGCACTCAGCACCTCCTTGTGCTAGAGCCCTCCATCACCTTCACGCTGTCCCACCATGGGCCAGGAACCAAACCAGCACTGGGTTCTACCTCGTTATTATTTTAGGAGAGGCCTGCTGTGGGGTAAACTAACTCAGTGGAATAGGGCTGGTTACTTTGGGCTGTCCAACTCATAAGTTTGGCTGCATTTTGAAAAAAGCTGATCTAAATAAAGGCATGTGTATGGCTGGTCCCCTTGTGTTTTGTTGTCTCACATTTAGATATCAGCCATGCATGACTGAATGGCTTCCAATCATATACTCACCTATCACCTACAAGAGAACaatgaaaaacacacacaaaaacaaaatcttgaaTTTTGTAATCATGCCTATTGCTATTTCTTGAGCATAAGAATGGCTCAGATACTTTCCAAGACATAAAAGGAAGGCAGAGGAATAGTTGTTGCTGTAAAAGACATCAAGAATAAATGGTCATGTACAACGGGAGGGGCCGGTTACCTGAATAATGGAGTGGAGATTGAGCTATCCTAGCTCCTCTGCTCACTAACTGACCTGTCGCATGACCGTGGACAAAAGCCTGAACGCAGCTGTTTGTTTGCTAAACTTCTCTGGACCATGGCCTGCGGCATATCTATAGGCATCCTGTGTTTTCCACCCAGTTTCCTTCTTCCTCGCTAAGCCAACGTGGAAAGGGCTGGCCGTGAATATGCAGACAAGGTAACAAAAGTAAACCGTCAATTAGTAAAAGTACTTTATTTTCCTCTTGTATTTGCTTTATATCTTGCTTTACAAAGTTACGAAGTTCACAGCTTTATACCAAAATGTAAGAAGGCTATTTGCTTATAAACATTTTTGCAGTCAGGTGTCATCTGATTTCATTCTTCTAATCcatattcaatatttaaaaaatcagaaaccaAGGGTGCTGGAGCAGCTCTAGGGCATATATTTCTCTTAAATAGGAGAAAGATTTTCAACAGCTTTTCCTCCTTGACCCCCTCCTTTCCCAATTTATTTGGGTCACTACCTTGAATTTAGAGTgaatctgggaaatgtagtcacCAGGTAACCCAGCAGGGCCATATACTTGGGCTTGGAGGTGAGGTTAGAGGTTACTGTCTAATACAGTAGGTCTGGTTTCTATGAGGAGCTCATATCCACTTGCATAAGGAAACCTAGTCTATCCCAAATCACCTCCACCACAACTTCTATTCCTGTCTATTAGACCACTTCTCTTAAACCCGAGGAACCTGATGATTTGGGGGCAGGGATAAaaccattattttataaatgtggcAGGTATGGCCTTCGTAATTCTAGAAGCTCCCGTTTAGGTAACAGAAACAAAATTTAGATGTAAGCATAAACTGCAGTTATTTGAGCAAACCAGAGCATATGTGCTGTTCAAATCCCACTTCACAATATACTTCAATCTCACCTCCAATGAATTCTCTTCCATAAAATAAACCATTCCACTAAGTATATACCTACTCCCACCAAATCATCCACATGCCTCATCACTAAAGTTGTCCCTTGTATAATCTaccagaaaaaagacaaaataaaacctgTGTTAAGCAAATAATCACTTAAACAGTAATAATACTGCCTCTAAATTAAAGGTAAGTCAGGAGCTGAACACTCAACTGTTAACTCttctggggaagaaaaaaatttttcccACAAAAGCAGGAGTGCAGTAGTAAGTAATGAGTTTCTCTCAGATTCAAGTAACATCAGGTCAAGATAACCTTTGCTGTTAGAGTTTTGTTCACATGGTGTGGAACTGCTTTATAAACTGAGTAGAGACATatgccaaaattatttttaacctaATTAAAAACTTTCACAGAAAACTTGAAGTGACTGATACTTTATCACAATGAACTGCCATTTAAACACTAGCATAGGTACACAAAAAGATTTATACTATGGTTTTCTTGGCTTTAAGCCATTAGAATTAGACAAAAGCAACCGAGAGTAACATTCTAAAAGTGGCTCCAACTACTTTAAAGACATGAGTCAGTTTTTGTCAGGTCATTTCATGGTTTCCTTCCTTCACAAAGCCACTAAATGCCAGAGTCAACACAGATCCCTGAGCCAGAGCTCTTCTCTGAGGGGAAACAGGGTTATAATCAGTCacaacattgtggaagacattaAAAAAAGGCAAAGTTCTGCATAATTTTCAAGACTCTTGTAAGTAGTAACACACAGCCATAAGCAGCCAAAATGCTTATGGTCCCTTTATTTCTTAATAGAGGGCTAGAACGGTTCATTTTGGGTAACACACTAATCTGGTGTAAAAAGAATTTCATGTGTTCTTGAAACAAAGGCATACTGCCACTGCTTCAAAAAAAGCCtttgtgaaatgaagaaaaatatgacaAACACAGGttcccacacatacacatacatacaaaggaacctgcacacttgcacacacacaggcaggtATAGGCACACAGTTCCACCAAAGCGAAGTCCAAATCAGAGTTCTTACCGATTCTACCAGTCTGTAATACTCTCAGAAGTTCCCACAACTGCCCAACACCTCACCTACCCGCTTCCTGCTGCACAAAGGCTCCTTCACGCTCATCTTTTCGATACATCGTCAGGCAGGGCAGAAGGGCACTACGCCGCAGAGCATTCAAGGCTCTCTCAGCACACTGCCAGCCAGCGTGAAAATGCGGCTTCACTACAGCCCAGAGAAAAGGGCCAGGTTTAGTCATCGATCCAAATGCATTTTCCCGGGAAATGACCATTCCCAAACCCACAGAACAGTTTGGCTTCTCTGGATATCCTTATAGGAAATAGGGGTGAGAGGTGGGAAAAGCTTCTCAATCTCATACAGAAACAGCACAAATATTTAATACACCTTTTGCAACAAGATCTTCTCTGTTCTCCATTAAGCATCATGTAGATCTCACTAGTGTGGTTAACAAAATGGCTTTCCCCAAGGACAGAAGTCAAGAGCTTGTGGGGCCATATATTATCTAGTACTAGGCCATTCATTATCTCctagattaacttttttttttttttttttttttttttttgaggtggagtttcactcttgtcgcccaggctggagtgcagtggtatgatcttggctcactgcaacttctaccaccagggttcaagtgattctcctgtctcagcctcctgagtagctgagactacaggcacataccaccacacccagctaatttttgtatttttaatagagacggggtttcactatgttggccaggctggtctcgaatgcctgaccttgagtgatccacccgcctcggcctcccaaagtgctgggattacaggtgtgagccaccaggcccggcctcctAGATTAATTCTTGACATTTTTTGGATCAAGTAAGAACCACTGGAGCCTTTCCTGGAAAAAAGAACACATACTCAGTCTCACACACAATTTCTGGGGGCTCACAGACCCTCTTGAAGCCTATCCATGAACCCCCTGGTGAAGTCCCCCTGCCCGATAGCCTGAGGGAAGACGTGAGTGGATGTATGTGCACTAACAGGGGCGAAGACAGACCTGGATGCTCTGCAATCCCAGAGAGCATGAGGCACCATGTCCCAAAGCTTGGTATGTGGCCCTGGGCTCCTCCCCCTAATTTTCTCTCTCTGAAGAAGCTTTCtgagttgttctttttttttgagacggagtctcactctgtcaccaggctggagtgcagtggcgcgatctcggcttactgcaatctctgcctctcgggttcaagcgattctcctgcctcagcctcctgagcagctgggattacgggcgcccaccacgcccggctttttgtatttttagtagagacggggttttgccatgttggccaggctggtctccaactcctagcctcaggtgatctgcctgcctcagcctcccaaagtgctgggattacaggcgtgagccaccacgcccggccactttcTGAGTTTTGAGGATCCAGAAACAAAAGGCTGGAAAGCAACACTTCCACAGGTTTAGTGATGAGTCCGGAGAAAATCCAAAAACAAAGCCCCACTGAGGGTTTGTGAATTTGGCTGTTCTCAGTGGCCAGGCAGAGTCTCTGCTCCACTCTTCTTTCCCAGCTAGCAGGGAAGTGAAGGCAAAGAACTGTCTCAGAAACAAGTCTCAAGGAAGTCTCCTTGAGGTCCTGAAAACTGTATTCAGATGCTTTATTCTAACCCCCTCT
This region includes:
- the LOC100984344 gene encoding calpain-3 isoform X5; its protein translation is MHGNKQHLQKDFFLYNASKARSKTYINMREVSQRFRLPPSEYVIVPSTYEPHQEGEFILRVFSEKRNLSEEVENTISVDRPVKKKKTKPIIFVSDRANSNKELGVDQESEEGKGKTSPDKQKQSPQPQPGSSDQESEEQQQFRNIFKQIAGDDMEICADELKKVLNTVVNKHKDLKTHGFTLESCRSMIALMDTDGSGKLNLQEFHHLWNKIKAWQKIFKHYDTDQSGTINSYEMRNAVNDAGFHLNNQLYDIITMRYADKHMNIDFDSFICCFVRLEGMFRAFHAFDKDGDGIIKLNVLEWLQLTMYA